One region of Nerophis lumbriciformis linkage group LG10, RoL_Nlum_v2.1, whole genome shotgun sequence genomic DNA includes:
- the LOC133612586 gene encoding UPF0606 protein KIAA1549 isoform X1 has product MAGSCMDVRGHSAVVLGMVLLINMIAADSPVADVSLSGSTHHAKGFIDDISSPRGVSISPSSPSLAFEDPDTPGTQQVIRKSRRESFTPIGLNAKEPQHLSPSLHRSQPVLKSFAQLQASKRSRINSAEETSILLQTHSISQMPTQSNVARPSTFKRSTVLQLSFVKEVAKNAQGNESENILTTASSLPIETFKPLDFSDSPSDKSYILDHVLLDAKLPINNSNKMQHVNQMSPSSALMPENQPVTILPNSHEILAPSHHVPLIGLHLTSLLSEPIEAPLEDFYPANTMDFDWGSGDYLETMAFLSPEEEDYSFATKVPDTYDQEDNTEQYNTEFPSRVGTSFSSLHHLHILPSSSRMTAYATHLPQTSIDPSSLSSFNSTFPYTLEVTPTISSEIIEASDKEWPDTISIQPTDVLLPDMNSLEYYTTQLTKENSVSGGKAEQRGNITVVPNSTPDTAPTNSITNDIKFTDNDRYSDFSDFEPLSKTTVIRTTELFNVSKPFLHHSIVTTSFLDPSSPFWTTPISTTDWSAGTHTVDLQSSAVILPSPTVFWPDDVMSSLSLTDVQWFVTESFPQSTIHATPVFTATTTYSSSPTEHSVIITTEQVFNITPMSSNSTLVPPVMLGDQGVTKDEFDNPATMTLIPTNSANIIPPIPTSPNANTSFHQEATGIAVNVTPVTSGEKQTTALTFRQYLCNLEKPEYLIKIGFPSGVSVGHAKSQVREILKHRFNKSVELQVIEPPPKFVFRVVSGPVVYTAISVVNALRRSGHRFLSVSPNWVIPDNKYQVHTVLQFVPDHINVRFCNFSESIERGLTMAFAEVLRRVNMSANFTVHIKNISMTVLKNQQRLGRSPVDITFTVHNSRGYLMGSEVSNALMKLTKVEFSYYMGYPVFQIAEPFHYPKLNTSQFLRSSWVRTVFLGVLDSEVGQRTFQANIERRVAMLLAEAMGLVRRVKRATSVGNSSVQVVSMNRMAGMDHPLEVVYFVEGPDGQRVPAVEMADILNSLDVQKAAIILGYRVQGILAQPVEKMSSLPSDTENPNVWIIIGVVIPLLVVIIIISILYWKLCRTDKLEFQPDAMASIQQRQKSATSQSPVHMALPQHERGVQFSEEEEEEFEEVEEDYEDEEEENEEENVKMGKGPFALSQSKNSTPSEEEEDGEEEEEEEEKENTKRTNGRAFKPGQEYKAALRKSKEMKKEERIKVFPKGRRVQEELQAPSVKGFDFAKLHLGQPNKDDVTVVQESISVGPLPMSDKEGPSPSQNGEGPAPISKNSASSTKTSRSSRRRERISPSDGDSMVSDRSSGRESTEENLRGQATPSDSKQTRKVPINVLNGKNKIGPPPMNGLSEQLSSTSIFEHVDRMSRASDISRRLPNKVQLIAMQPMSVPPLHSNTAAAKLPDLNQMNKEVQVALRQKSEIEHHRNKIRLRAKRKGHYDFPAMDDVDRGLGDAKDQDHIYHKAQMQMDKIMDHNAQNFTEPQKSARRVRSPKQQMKEQSKGKIHADKDHLISEDTDPVYRKYPGVNNVAFVSDLDQATGLTHRSPSPTDDVFLGFSSSPPGHAPPPPPYMAPQPSIEEARQQMRSLLDDAFALVSPTSQGSSAGVTLPGVNVNPSDTSPPDHGPRSWGPSYQGLGSYTGRFSDLSVSPPLLQGPMPRQDHGLSYLPPGEATRPGEQVQIASHYSSRGLYADESPTSARPRPVGGTTGSQLHHLTQVGLTSRMNGYPAGVRGHPGQNGGMSWSNYRDDSYCRTVPDNAMPRSVLREPSAPPAHLDTGVDYLSAPPPLAMTPPTQSSASLIKAIREELLRLSQKQGSLSSYHS; this is encoded by the exons ATGTGTCTCTCTCTGGCTCAACACACCATGCTAAGGGATTTATTGATGATATTTCAAGTCCAAGAGGAGTATCAATATCACCCTCATCACCCTCTCTTGCCTTTGAAGACCCAGACACACCTGGCACTCAACAAGTAATTCGCAAATCACGACGTGAATCTTTCACACCTATTGGCCTCAATGCAAAAGAACCACAGCATCTTTCTCCATCTTTACATCGCTCTCAACCTGTTTTGAAATCTTTTGCGCAGTTACAGGCATCCAAACGCTCCAGGATAAATTCTGCAGAGGAAACTTCCATACTCTTGCAAACTCATTCAATATCTCAGATGCCAACTCAGTCAAATGTAGCAAGACCCTCAACGTTTAAAAGATCAACAGTGCTACAGCTTAGTTTTGTAAAGGAAGTAGCTAAAAATGCTCAAGGCAACGAATCTGAAAACATCCTCACAACGGCTTCCTCGCTGCCTATTGAGACATTTAAGCCACTGGATTTTAGTGACTCTCCATCAGACAAATCTTATATTTTAGACCATGTCTTACTAGACGCCAAGCTGCCTAtaaataattcaaataaaatgcAGCATGTAAATCAGATGAGCCCCAGCAGTGCCCTGATGCCAGAGAATCAACCAGTTACTATTTTACCCAACTCGCATGAGATTCTAGCCCCGAGCCACCATGTGCCTTTAATCGGCCTCCACCTTACATCACTTTTGTCTGAACCGATTGAGGCTCCCCTTGAGGACTTTTATCCCGCCAATACCATGGACTTTGACTGGGGGTCTGGAGATTACTTGGAGACAATGGCATTCTTAAGTCCAGAAGAAGAGGACTACTCTTTCGCCACCAAAGTTCCCGACACATATGATCAAGAGGATAATACAGAACAATATAATACAGAATTCCCTTCCAGGGTGGGCACATCCTTTTCATCCTTGCATCATCTTCATATTCTGCCATCTTCAAGCCGGATGACGGCATATGCAACACATTTACCTCAGACATCTATTGATCCCTCCTCTCTTTCCTCATTTAACTCCACATTTCCTTATACACTGGAAGTTACCCCTACTATTAGTAGTGAGATAATAGAAGCATCAGACAAAGAGTGGCCAGATACTATCAGCATCCAACCAACAGATGTTCTATTACCTGACATGAACAGCTTGGAATATTACACCACTCAGCTCACTAAGGAGAACTCTGTTTCAGGAGGTAAAGCTGAACAAAGAGGGAACATCACTGTGGTGCCCAATAGTACTCCAGACACTGCACCAACCAACAGCATCACCAATGATATAAAATTCACAGACAATGACCGCTATAGTGATTTTTCAGACTTTGAGCCACTGAGTAAAACAACAGTAATAAGAACAACAGAGCTTTTTAATGTCTCAAAGCCTTTTTTGCATCATTCAATAGTCACAACCTCCTTTCTTGATCCCTCTTCCCCCTTCTGGACCACTCCAATATCCACCACAGATTGGTCTGCAGGTACTCATACTGTAGATCTGCAAAGCTCTGCGGTTATACTACCCAGCCCTACAGTTTTTTGGCCAGATGATGTCATGTCTTCCTTGTCTTTGACGGATGTCCAATGGTTTGTCACAGAATCCTTTCCACAAAGTACCATACACGCCACTCCTGTATTTACTGCAACAACAACCTACTCCTCAAGTCCAACTGAACATTCAGTCATTATTACAACTGAGCAAGTTTTCAATATCACTCCAATGTCATCTAATAGCACTTTGGTGCCCCCTGTCATGTTGGGTGATCAGGGGGTGACTAAAGATGAATTTGACAATCCAGCCACGATGACCTTGATCCCAACCAACAGCGCTAATATAATTCCGCCCATACCCACATCTCCCAATGCCAACACAAGTTTCCATCAAGAAGCAACTGGAATTGCTGTCAATGTTACCCCTGTCACGAGTGGTGAAAAGCAGACTACAGCACTGACATTCAGACAGTACCTCTGCAACCTTGAGAAGCCTGAGTATTTGATTAAAATAG GTTTTCCCTCTGGAGTATCTGTTGGACATGCCAAATCTCAAGTTAGAGAGATCCTGAAACATAGATTCAACAAATCGGTTGAGTTACAG GTTATAGAACCACCACCAAAATTTGTGTTTCGGGTAGTATCAGGTCCAGTTGTGTACACTGCCATATCTGTTGTCAATGCCTTACGACGGTCAGGACACCGCTTCCTGTCTGTGTCTCCCAACTGGGTGATACCAGACAATAAATATCAAGTCCATACAG tgctGCAGTTTGTTCCTGATCATATTAATGTACGGTTTTGCAACTTCAGTGAGAGTATTGAGAGAGGTCTGACCATGGCCTTTGCCGAAGTACTTCGACGCGTTAACATGTCTGCCAATTTCACAGTGCAT attaaaaatatttcaatgaCTGTTCTTAAAAATCAACAACGACTGGGAAGGTCTCCGGTGGACATCACCTTCACTGTACACAACTCAAGAGGTTATCTAATGGGGTCAGAGGTCAGCAATGCTCTTATGAAGCTCACCAAAGTGGAATTCAGCTATTACATGGGCTACCCTGTCTTCCAGATTGCTGAGC CTTTCCATTATCCAAAGTTGAACACAAGCCAGTTCCTTCGCTCCTCCTGGGTGAGAACAG TTTTCTTGGGAGTGCTGGACAGTGAAGTGGGACAGAGGACTTTCCAAGCCAACATTGAGCGCAGAGTGGCCATGTTACTTGCGGAGGCCATGGGATTAGTCAGACGTGTCAAGAGAGCCACCAGTGTCGGCAACAGCAGCGTTCAG GTTGTGAGCATGAACCGGATGGCGGGCATGGACCATCCCTTGGAGGTCGTGTATTTTGTGGAGGGCCCTGATGGTCAGAGGGTCCCTGCTGTTGAAATGGCCGATATACTTAATAGCCTGGATGTCCAAAAGGCAGCCATTATCTTGGGATATCGTGTTCAAGGCATTTTAGCACAAC CTGTAGAGAAGATGTCATCCTTACCTTCTGACACTGAGAACCCCAACGTGTGGATCATCATCGGAGTGGTGATTCCTCTCCTGGTGGTCATTATCATCATTTCCATCCTCTACTGGAAACTGTGTCGAACAGACAAGCTGGAGTTCCAGCCAGATGCCATGGCGTCCATCCAGCAGAGACAGAAG TCTGCTACCTCACAGTCCCCCGTTCACATGGCACTACCTCAGCATGAGAGGGGTGTACAGTTTagtgaagaagaggaggaggaatttGAGGAGGTGGAAGAGGACtatgaagatgaagaagaagaaaatgaagaaGAAAATGTTAAAATGGGAAAG GGACCATTCGCTCTTTCTCAGAGCAAAAACAGCACACCcagtgaggaggaggaggacggagaagaggaggaggaggaggaggaaaaagaAAACACGAAGAGGACTAACGGGAGAGCATTCAAACCAGGACAAGAATACAAAGCAGCACTCAGGAAATCAAAAGAGATGAAGAAAGAAGAGAGAATTAAAGTGTTTCCTAAAGGGAGGCGGGTCCAGGAGGAG TTGCAGGCTCCCAGTGTGAAAGGCTTTGACTTTGCCAAGCTGCATCTTGGCCAGCCTAACAAAGATGACGTCACGGTGGTGCAGGAATCAATCTCAGTGGGGCCTCTGCCCATGTCAGATAAAGAAGGCCCCAGTCCATCCCAGAATGGGGAGGGCCCAGCTCCCATATCTAAAAACTCTGCCTCCTCTACAAAGACATCCCGCAGCAGTCGAAGACGAGAGAG GATCTCGCCGTCAGACGGCGATTCCATGGTCAGTGACCGCTCCAGTGGAAGAGAGTCAACTGAGGAGAACCTCAGAGGCCAGGCCACGCCCAGCGACAGCAAGCAGACTCGTAAGGTCCCCATCAATGTTTTAAATG GCAAAAATAAAATTG GTCCTCCTCCTATGAATGGTCTCAGTGAGCAGTTGTCATCAACTTccattttcgaacatgttgatagAATGTCCCGGGCCTCAGACATAAGCCGAAGACTCCCTAACAAAGTGCAGCTTATTGCAATGCAGCCCATGTCAGTCCCACCCTTGCACAGCAACACTGCAGCTGCCAAATTGCCTGATCTTAACCAAATGAACAAGGAG GTTCAAGTAGCTCTGAGGCAGAAATCGGAGATTGAGCACCATCGAAACAAGATCCGCCTCCGTGCCAAGAGGAAGGGACACTATGACTTCCCTGCAATGGATGATGTAGATCGTGGCCTTGGGGATGCCAAAGACCAGGATCACATCTACCATAAAGCACAAATGCAAATGGATAAGATCATGGACCACAATGCACAGAATTtcacagagccccaaaaaag TGCTCGCAGGGTTCGATCTCCCAAACAGCAGATGAAGGAGCAGTCAAAAGGAAAGATCCATGCCGACAAAGATCACCTCATCTCAGAAGACACTGATCCTGTTTATAGGAAGTATCCTGGAGTCAACAATGTGGCCTTTGTG TCGGACCTTGACCAAGCCACAGGTTTAACTCACAGAAGCCCATCTCCCACCGATGACGTCTTCCTTGGTTTCTCCTCCTCACCTCCTGGGCATGCCCCTCCTCCACCCCCCTATATGGCTCCACAGCCCTCCATCGAAGAGGCAAGGCAGCAGATGCGTTCGTTGCTGGATGACGCCTTTGCCCTTGTGTCACCCACCTCTCAGGGCAGTTCAGCCGGGGTCACCCTTCCAGGGGTCAATGTCAACCCTTCAGACACCAGCCCTCCAGACCATGGCCCCAGATCTTGGGGCCCCTCCTATCAAGGACTTGGCTCTTACACTGGT AGATTCAGTGACCTGAGCGTATCCCCCCCTCTGCTCCAAGGCCCCATGCCAAG GCAGGATCATGGACTGAGTTACCTCCCCCCTGGAGAGGCAACAAGGCCCGGGGAGCAGGTCCAGATCGCCAGCCATTACTCCAGCAGAGGACTCTATGCTGATGAGTCACCCACATCAGCGAGACCACGACCAGTAGGGGGCACTACAG GCTCCCAGCTTCATCATCTTACACAGGTGGGCTTGACAAGCCGAATGAATGGTTATCCAGCAGGGGTCAGAGGTCATCCTGGACAGAATGGTGGCATGAGCTGGAGCAACTACCGAGATGACAGTTACTGCAGAACAGTACCAGATAACGCA ATGCCCAGGAGTGTCCTCAGGGAGCCCTCAGCTCCTCCTGCTCACCTGGACACTGGTGTGGATTACCTCTCAGCCCCGCCCCCATTGGCCATGACCCCTCCCACCCAGTCCTCGGCCTCCTTGATTAaggccatccgggaggaactgtTGCGCCTCTCACAGAAGCAGGGCTCTTTGTCCAGCTACCACAGCTGA
- the LOC133612586 gene encoding UPF0606 protein KIAA1549 isoform X4 gives MAGSCMDVRGHSAVVLGMVLLINMIAADSPVADVSLSGSTHHAKGFIDDISSPRGVSISPSSPSLAFEDPDTPGTQQVIRKSRRESFTPIGLNAKEPQHLSPSLHRSQPVLKSFAQLQASKRSRINSAEETSILLQTHSISQMPTQSNVARPSTFKRSTVLQLSFVKEVAKNAQGNESENILTTASSLPIETFKPLDFSDSPSDKSYILDHVLLDAKLPINNSNKMQHVNQMSPSSALMPENQPVTILPNSHEILAPSHHVPLIGLHLTSLLSEPIEAPLEDFYPANTMDFDWGSGDYLETMAFLSPEEEDYSFATKVPDTYDQEDNTEQYNTEFPSRVGTSFSSLHHLHILPSSSRMTAYATHLPQTSIDPSSLSSFNSTFPYTLEVTPTISSEIIEASDKEWPDTISIQPTDVLLPDMNSLEYYTTQLTKENSVSGGKAEQRGNITVVPNSTPDTAPTNSITNDIKFTDNDRYSDFSDFEPLSKTTVIRTTELFNVSKPFLHHSIVTTSFLDPSSPFWTTPISTTDWSAGTHTVDLQSSAVILPSPTVFWPDDVMSSLSLTDVQWFVTESFPQSTIHATPVFTATTTYSSSPTEHSVIITTEQVFNITPMSSNSTLVPPVMLGDQGVTKDEFDNPATMTLIPTNSANIIPPIPTSPNANTSFHQEATGIAVNVTPVTSGEKQTTALTFRQYLCNLEKPEYLIKIGFPSGVSVGHAKSQVREILKHRFNKSVELQVIEPPPKFVFRVVSGPVVYTAISVVNALRRSGHRFLSVSPNWVIPDNKYQVHTVLQFVPDHINVRFCNFSESIERGLTMAFAEVLRRVNMSANFTVHIKNISMTVLKNQQRLGRSPVDITFTVHNSRGYLMGSEVSNALMKLTKVEFSYYMGYPVFQIAEPFHYPKLNTSQFLRSSWVRTVFLGVLDSEVGQRTFQANIERRVAMLLAEAMGLVRRVKRATSVGNSSVQVVSMNRMAGMDHPLEVVYFVEGPDGQRVPAVEMADILNSLDVQKAAIILGYRVQGILAQPVEKMSSLPSDTENPNVWIIIGVVIPLLVVIIIISILYWKLCRTDKLEFQPDAMASIQQRQKSATSQSPVHMALPQHERGVQFSEEEEEEFEEVEEDYEDEEEENEEENVKMGKGPFALSQSKNSTPSEEEEDGEEEEEEEEKENTKRTNGRAFKPGQEYKAALRKSKEMKKEERIKVFPKGRRVQEELQAPSVKGFDFAKLHLGQPNKDDVTVVQESISVGPLPMSDKEGPSPSQNGEGPAPISKNSASSTKTSRSSRRRERISPSDGDSMVSDRSSGRESTEENLRGQATPSDSKQTRKNKIGPPPMNGLSEQLSSTSIFEHVDRMSRASDISRRLPNKVQLIAMQPMSVPPLHSNTAAAKLPDLNQMNKEVQVALRQKSEIEHHRNKIRLRAKRKGHYDFPAMDDVDRGLGDAKDQDHIYHKAQMQMDKIMDHNAQNFTEPQKSARRVRSPKQQMKEQSKGKIHADKDHLISEDTDPVYRKYPGVNNVAFVSDLDQATGLTHRSPSPTDDVFLGFSSSPPGHAPPPPPYMAPQPSIEEARQQMRSLLDDAFALVSPTSQGSSAGVTLPGVNVNPSDTSPPDHGPRSWGPSYQGLGSYTGRFSDLSVSPPLLQGPMPRQDHGLSYLPPGEATRPGEQVQIASHYSSRGLYADESPTSARPRPVGGTTGSQLHHLTQVGLTSRMNGYPAGVRGHPGQNGGMSWSNYRDDSYCRTVPDNAMPRSVLREPSAPPAHLDTGVDYLSAPPPLAMTPPTQSSASLIKAIREELLRLSQKQGSLSSYHS, from the exons ATGTGTCTCTCTCTGGCTCAACACACCATGCTAAGGGATTTATTGATGATATTTCAAGTCCAAGAGGAGTATCAATATCACCCTCATCACCCTCTCTTGCCTTTGAAGACCCAGACACACCTGGCACTCAACAAGTAATTCGCAAATCACGACGTGAATCTTTCACACCTATTGGCCTCAATGCAAAAGAACCACAGCATCTTTCTCCATCTTTACATCGCTCTCAACCTGTTTTGAAATCTTTTGCGCAGTTACAGGCATCCAAACGCTCCAGGATAAATTCTGCAGAGGAAACTTCCATACTCTTGCAAACTCATTCAATATCTCAGATGCCAACTCAGTCAAATGTAGCAAGACCCTCAACGTTTAAAAGATCAACAGTGCTACAGCTTAGTTTTGTAAAGGAAGTAGCTAAAAATGCTCAAGGCAACGAATCTGAAAACATCCTCACAACGGCTTCCTCGCTGCCTATTGAGACATTTAAGCCACTGGATTTTAGTGACTCTCCATCAGACAAATCTTATATTTTAGACCATGTCTTACTAGACGCCAAGCTGCCTAtaaataattcaaataaaatgcAGCATGTAAATCAGATGAGCCCCAGCAGTGCCCTGATGCCAGAGAATCAACCAGTTACTATTTTACCCAACTCGCATGAGATTCTAGCCCCGAGCCACCATGTGCCTTTAATCGGCCTCCACCTTACATCACTTTTGTCTGAACCGATTGAGGCTCCCCTTGAGGACTTTTATCCCGCCAATACCATGGACTTTGACTGGGGGTCTGGAGATTACTTGGAGACAATGGCATTCTTAAGTCCAGAAGAAGAGGACTACTCTTTCGCCACCAAAGTTCCCGACACATATGATCAAGAGGATAATACAGAACAATATAATACAGAATTCCCTTCCAGGGTGGGCACATCCTTTTCATCCTTGCATCATCTTCATATTCTGCCATCTTCAAGCCGGATGACGGCATATGCAACACATTTACCTCAGACATCTATTGATCCCTCCTCTCTTTCCTCATTTAACTCCACATTTCCTTATACACTGGAAGTTACCCCTACTATTAGTAGTGAGATAATAGAAGCATCAGACAAAGAGTGGCCAGATACTATCAGCATCCAACCAACAGATGTTCTATTACCTGACATGAACAGCTTGGAATATTACACCACTCAGCTCACTAAGGAGAACTCTGTTTCAGGAGGTAAAGCTGAACAAAGAGGGAACATCACTGTGGTGCCCAATAGTACTCCAGACACTGCACCAACCAACAGCATCACCAATGATATAAAATTCACAGACAATGACCGCTATAGTGATTTTTCAGACTTTGAGCCACTGAGTAAAACAACAGTAATAAGAACAACAGAGCTTTTTAATGTCTCAAAGCCTTTTTTGCATCATTCAATAGTCACAACCTCCTTTCTTGATCCCTCTTCCCCCTTCTGGACCACTCCAATATCCACCACAGATTGGTCTGCAGGTACTCATACTGTAGATCTGCAAAGCTCTGCGGTTATACTACCCAGCCCTACAGTTTTTTGGCCAGATGATGTCATGTCTTCCTTGTCTTTGACGGATGTCCAATGGTTTGTCACAGAATCCTTTCCACAAAGTACCATACACGCCACTCCTGTATTTACTGCAACAACAACCTACTCCTCAAGTCCAACTGAACATTCAGTCATTATTACAACTGAGCAAGTTTTCAATATCACTCCAATGTCATCTAATAGCACTTTGGTGCCCCCTGTCATGTTGGGTGATCAGGGGGTGACTAAAGATGAATTTGACAATCCAGCCACGATGACCTTGATCCCAACCAACAGCGCTAATATAATTCCGCCCATACCCACATCTCCCAATGCCAACACAAGTTTCCATCAAGAAGCAACTGGAATTGCTGTCAATGTTACCCCTGTCACGAGTGGTGAAAAGCAGACTACAGCACTGACATTCAGACAGTACCTCTGCAACCTTGAGAAGCCTGAGTATTTGATTAAAATAG GTTTTCCCTCTGGAGTATCTGTTGGACATGCCAAATCTCAAGTTAGAGAGATCCTGAAACATAGATTCAACAAATCGGTTGAGTTACAG GTTATAGAACCACCACCAAAATTTGTGTTTCGGGTAGTATCAGGTCCAGTTGTGTACACTGCCATATCTGTTGTCAATGCCTTACGACGGTCAGGACACCGCTTCCTGTCTGTGTCTCCCAACTGGGTGATACCAGACAATAAATATCAAGTCCATACAG tgctGCAGTTTGTTCCTGATCATATTAATGTACGGTTTTGCAACTTCAGTGAGAGTATTGAGAGAGGTCTGACCATGGCCTTTGCCGAAGTACTTCGACGCGTTAACATGTCTGCCAATTTCACAGTGCAT attaaaaatatttcaatgaCTGTTCTTAAAAATCAACAACGACTGGGAAGGTCTCCGGTGGACATCACCTTCACTGTACACAACTCAAGAGGTTATCTAATGGGGTCAGAGGTCAGCAATGCTCTTATGAAGCTCACCAAAGTGGAATTCAGCTATTACATGGGCTACCCTGTCTTCCAGATTGCTGAGC CTTTCCATTATCCAAAGTTGAACACAAGCCAGTTCCTTCGCTCCTCCTGGGTGAGAACAG TTTTCTTGGGAGTGCTGGACAGTGAAGTGGGACAGAGGACTTTCCAAGCCAACATTGAGCGCAGAGTGGCCATGTTACTTGCGGAGGCCATGGGATTAGTCAGACGTGTCAAGAGAGCCACCAGTGTCGGCAACAGCAGCGTTCAG GTTGTGAGCATGAACCGGATGGCGGGCATGGACCATCCCTTGGAGGTCGTGTATTTTGTGGAGGGCCCTGATGGTCAGAGGGTCCCTGCTGTTGAAATGGCCGATATACTTAATAGCCTGGATGTCCAAAAGGCAGCCATTATCTTGGGATATCGTGTTCAAGGCATTTTAGCACAAC CTGTAGAGAAGATGTCATCCTTACCTTCTGACACTGAGAACCCCAACGTGTGGATCATCATCGGAGTGGTGATTCCTCTCCTGGTGGTCATTATCATCATTTCCATCCTCTACTGGAAACTGTGTCGAACAGACAAGCTGGAGTTCCAGCCAGATGCCATGGCGTCCATCCAGCAGAGACAGAAG TCTGCTACCTCACAGTCCCCCGTTCACATGGCACTACCTCAGCATGAGAGGGGTGTACAGTTTagtgaagaagaggaggaggaatttGAGGAGGTGGAAGAGGACtatgaagatgaagaagaagaaaatgaagaaGAAAATGTTAAAATGGGAAAG GGACCATTCGCTCTTTCTCAGAGCAAAAACAGCACACCcagtgaggaggaggaggacggagaagaggaggaggaggaggaggaaaaagaAAACACGAAGAGGACTAACGGGAGAGCATTCAAACCAGGACAAGAATACAAAGCAGCACTCAGGAAATCAAAAGAGATGAAGAAAGAAGAGAGAATTAAAGTGTTTCCTAAAGGGAGGCGGGTCCAGGAGGAG TTGCAGGCTCCCAGTGTGAAAGGCTTTGACTTTGCCAAGCTGCATCTTGGCCAGCCTAACAAAGATGACGTCACGGTGGTGCAGGAATCAATCTCAGTGGGGCCTCTGCCCATGTCAGATAAAGAAGGCCCCAGTCCATCCCAGAATGGGGAGGGCCCAGCTCCCATATCTAAAAACTCTGCCTCCTCTACAAAGACATCCCGCAGCAGTCGAAGACGAGAGAG GATCTCGCCGTCAGACGGCGATTCCATGGTCAGTGACCGCTCCAGTGGAAGAGAGTCAACTGAGGAGAACCTCAGAGGCCAGGCCACGCCCAGCGACAGCAAGCAGACTC GCAAAAATAAAATTG GTCCTCCTCCTATGAATGGTCTCAGTGAGCAGTTGTCATCAACTTccattttcgaacatgttgatagAATGTCCCGGGCCTCAGACATAAGCCGAAGACTCCCTAACAAAGTGCAGCTTATTGCAATGCAGCCCATGTCAGTCCCACCCTTGCACAGCAACACTGCAGCTGCCAAATTGCCTGATCTTAACCAAATGAACAAGGAG GTTCAAGTAGCTCTGAGGCAGAAATCGGAGATTGAGCACCATCGAAACAAGATCCGCCTCCGTGCCAAGAGGAAGGGACACTATGACTTCCCTGCAATGGATGATGTAGATCGTGGCCTTGGGGATGCCAAAGACCAGGATCACATCTACCATAAAGCACAAATGCAAATGGATAAGATCATGGACCACAATGCACAGAATTtcacagagccccaaaaaag TGCTCGCAGGGTTCGATCTCCCAAACAGCAGATGAAGGAGCAGTCAAAAGGAAAGATCCATGCCGACAAAGATCACCTCATCTCAGAAGACACTGATCCTGTTTATAGGAAGTATCCTGGAGTCAACAATGTGGCCTTTGTG TCGGACCTTGACCAAGCCACAGGTTTAACTCACAGAAGCCCATCTCCCACCGATGACGTCTTCCTTGGTTTCTCCTCCTCACCTCCTGGGCATGCCCCTCCTCCACCCCCCTATATGGCTCCACAGCCCTCCATCGAAGAGGCAAGGCAGCAGATGCGTTCGTTGCTGGATGACGCCTTTGCCCTTGTGTCACCCACCTCTCAGGGCAGTTCAGCCGGGGTCACCCTTCCAGGGGTCAATGTCAACCCTTCAGACACCAGCCCTCCAGACCATGGCCCCAGATCTTGGGGCCCCTCCTATCAAGGACTTGGCTCTTACACTGGT AGATTCAGTGACCTGAGCGTATCCCCCCCTCTGCTCCAAGGCCCCATGCCAAG GCAGGATCATGGACTGAGTTACCTCCCCCCTGGAGAGGCAACAAGGCCCGGGGAGCAGGTCCAGATCGCCAGCCATTACTCCAGCAGAGGACTCTATGCTGATGAGTCACCCACATCAGCGAGACCACGACCAGTAGGGGGCACTACAG GCTCCCAGCTTCATCATCTTACACAGGTGGGCTTGACAAGCCGAATGAATGGTTATCCAGCAGGGGTCAGAGGTCATCCTGGACAGAATGGTGGCATGAGCTGGAGCAACTACCGAGATGACAGTTACTGCAGAACAGTACCAGATAACGCA ATGCCCAGGAGTGTCCTCAGGGAGCCCTCAGCTCCTCCTGCTCACCTGGACACTGGTGTGGATTACCTCTCAGCCCCGCCCCCATTGGCCATGACCCCTCCCACCCAGTCCTCGGCCTCCTTGATTAaggccatccgggaggaactgtTGCGCCTCTCACAGAAGCAGGGCTCTTTGTCCAGCTACCACAGCTGA